A genomic region of Caenorhabditis elegans chromosome V contains the following coding sequences:
- the calf-1 gene encoding CAlcium channel Localization Factor (Product from WormBase gene class calf;~Confirmed by transcript evidence), which yields MSSPQQFTIPASEVMTSIVLPTIIFCVGLVAAMLLGINKCKQWELDKVVEMRRSRRVLQRVTNRLREKNFKTIQRARTMRKRAASAKARNEFSPPAYQSKNNSTEFPCGTSPPPSYEDDVLEEYYKECHPSRRSIPVPSSPRRYIRQRSKFSSAARRVSRSSVSTGCHQPRGSIHIV from the exons atgTCATCTCCACAACAATTCACAATTCCGGCGAGCGAGGTGATGACGTCAATTGTGCTCCCGACGATAATTTTCTGTGTTGGGCTCGTTGCAGCCATGTTG CTTGGAATTAATAAATGCAAGCAGTGGGAGCTGGACAAGGTCGTCGAGATGAGAAGATCACGTCGGGTGCTCCAGCGAGTTACGAATAGGCTTAGAGAGAAGAATTTTAAGACGATACAAC gaGCTCGGACAATGCGAAAAAGGGCCGCCAGTGCAAAAGCAAGAAATGAATTCTCACCGCCGGCttatcaatcaaaaaacaattcgacAGAGTTTCC GTGTGGCACATCTCCTCCGCCATCGTATGAAGACGACGTTCTCGAGGAGTACTACAAAGAATGTCACCCGAGCAG acgatcTATCCCGGTACCTAGCTCTCCTCGACGATATATTCGACAAAGGTCGAAATTCAGTTCTGCAGCAAGAAGAGTCAGCCGTTCAAGTGTCAGCACCGGCTGTCATCAACCTCGAGGATCGATCCATATTGTGTAG
- the B0250.7 gene encoding DUF4258 domain-containing protein (Partially confirmed by transcript evidence), with the protein MIGPRMHNQKVVIHDSRKIDVVYTKNGQKVLHFTNFKM; encoded by the exons ATGATTGGACCCCGAATGCATAACCAAAAAGT GGTAATCCACGATTCAAGAAAGATCGATGTCGTCTACACGAAAAATGGACAGAAAGTACTTCATTTtacaaactttaaaatgtaa
- the B0250.8 gene encoding SEP domain-containing protein (Confirmed by transcript evidence) has product MPAQKGVQALVSKFRLSPGNPMFLKSSSDLFSFTSSDKEYLEGYEIKVKSAAGVIKFTLLKGDQPPKYEISSFLGIILEHREDPSNTPMPPSSSRRHAVDNGKGEEAKSVTNDTVFARIQDYFGKQMHVGSYGSTFKPSKIEINETNVKKGQVYGIYLVSNTTSSV; this is encoded by the exons ATGCCAGCACAAAAAGGAGTACAAGCCCTTGTATCAAAGTTTCGTCTTTCTCCA gGTAACCCAATGTTCCTGAAATCTAGTTCAGATTTATTCAGCTTCACTTCTTCAGACAAAGAATATCTGGAAGGTTATGAGAT aaaggtCAAAAGCGCCGCAGGAGTTATCAAATTCACTCTCTTGAAAGGTGATCAACCGCCTAAATATGAAATCAGTTCTTTCCTTGGAATCATTTTGGAACACCGTGAAGATCCAAGTAATACGCCGATGCCGCCGTCTTCGAGTCGCCGTCATGCAGTGGACAATGGCAAGGGAGAAGAAGCGAAGTCTGTCACCAATGACACAGTTTTCGCACGAATTCAGGATTACTTTGGAAAACAAATGCACGTTGGCAGTTATGGCTCAACATTCAAACCATCGAAGATTGAGATAAACGAGACCAATGTGAAGAAGGGTCAAGTCTACGGTATTTACCTCGTTTCCAACACCACTTCTTCTGTATAA
- the rpl-8 gene encoding Large ribosomal subunit protein uL2 (Confirmed by transcript evidence), translating to MGRRIRIQRKGAGGIFKSHNKHRKGASKLRPLDYAERHGYIKGLVKDIIHDPGRGAPLAIIAFRDPYKYKTVKTTVVAAEGMHTGQFIHCGAKAQIQIGNIVPVGTLPEGTTICNVENKSGDRGVIARASGNYATVIAHNPDTKKTRIRLPSGAKKVVQSVNRAMIGLVAGGGRTDKPLLKAGRSYHKYKAKRNSWPRVRGVAMNPVEHPHGGGNHQHIGHPSTVRRDASAGKKVGLIAARRTGRIRGGKPVKFTKEENV from the exons ATGGGACGTCGTATCCGCATCCAGCGTAAAGGAGCTGGTGGAATCTTCAAGAGCCACAACAAGCACCGCAAAGGAGCGTCCAAGCTCCGTCCTCTTGACTATGCCGAGAGACATGGCTACATCAAGGGACTCGTGAAGGACATCATCCACGACCCAGGAAGAGGAGCTCCACTTGCCATCATCGCTTTCCGCGACCCATACAAGTACAAGACCGTGAAGACTACCGTCGTCGCCGCCGAAGGAATGCACACTGGACAATTCATCCATTGTGGAGCTAAGG ctcaaatcCAAATCGGAAACATCGTGCCAGTCGGAACCCTCCCAGAAGGAACCACCATCTGCAACGTCGAGAACAAGTCCGGAGACCGTGGAGTCATCGCCCGTGCCTCTG gtaactACGCCACCGTCATCGCCCACAACCCAGACACCAAGAAGACACGTATTCGCCTCCCATCCGGAGCCAAGAAGGTCGTTCAATCGGTCAACCGCGCCATGATTGGACTCGTCGCTGGAGGAGGACGTACCGACAAGCCACTTCTCAAGGCTGGACGCTCATACCACAAGTACAAGGCAAAGAGAAACAGCTGGCCACGTGTCAGAGGAGTTGCCATGAATCCAGTCGAACATCCCCACGGAGGAGGTAACCATCAACATATTGGACATCCATCCACCGTCAGAAGAGACGCCAGTGCCGGAAAGAAGGTTGGACTTATCGCCGCCCGCCGTACCGGAAGAATTCGCGGAGGAAAGCCAGTCAAGTTCACCAAGGAGGAGAACGTCTAA